AAACCAGGCCGCAGAAGCTCCGCTTCTTCTGCCGCGCCGACTCCTATGAGTTCTGGGGCCTCATTCCCGGCAATCTCCACCTGATCTGCCCGCCCGAGGGCGGCACGCTCTATCTGCTCGGCACCGACCGGCTCGGGCGGGACATGTTCTCGCGCATCCTCTATGGCGGGCGGATCTCGCTGACCATCGGCCTGCTCGGCGTCAGTGTCTCCTTCGTACTCGGCATCATCATTGGCGGCATCGCCGGCTATTACGGCGGCAAGGTCGACCTGATCGTGCAGCGCATCATCGAGATCGTGCAGTCGCTGCCACATATCCCGCTCTGGCTGGCGCTCGGCGCGATCATGCCGCCGTCGTGGAGCCCGCTGCTGGTCTATTTCGGCATCACCGTGATCCTCGGGCTGATGGACTGGACCGGGCTCGCTCGCGCGGTCCGCTCGAAGCTGCTCGCCCTGCGCGAGGAAGACTATGTCGTCGCCGCCCAGCTGATGGGCGCCAAGCCCGCCCGCATCATCGGCCTCCATCTCGTGCCCGGCTTCATGAGCCATCTCATCGCCGCCGCGACGATCACCATCCCCAAGACCATCCTGGGCGAGACCGCGCTCTCCTTCCTCGGCCTCGGCCTCAGGCCCCCGATCACCAGCTGGGGCGTGATGCTGAACGAAGCGCAGAACATCAACGTCGTCGCGCTCTATCCCTGGCTGCTCTACCCTTGCGTCCCGGTGATCGTCATCATCCTCGCCTTCAACTTCCTCGGCGACGGCCTGCGTGATGCGGCCGACCCGTATCGCTGAAGCCTGCTCGCGCTATCGCAAGACCCGTCGTGAAGATCGCATTCCACACGCCGCTGAACCGCTATTGCGACGGCGCCCCCTCGGGCGACCGGCTGATGGCGCGCCAGCTCGTGACGTTGCTGGAAGAGCTTGGCCATGCCGTCGAGATCATTCCGGCCGAGCGCAGCTTCTTGCGCGAGCCCGACCCGGCGCTGCTCGTCGCCCACAAGGACGCGGCGCAAGGTGTGATCGCAACGCTGATGGAGCGGTGGCAGGCGCCTGACGCTCGGCCCGGCCTGTTCTTCACCTATCACTGCCATTACCGCGCCCCGGATCTGATTGGCCCAGCCTTGGTCGAGCACTTCGCCCTGCCCTGCCTCGTCGCCGAGGCAAGTGATGCGCAGAAGCGCTTCGATGGGCCCTGGGCGGAGGCGGCAGCGCTTGCCCGCGAGGCGATCCTGCGCGCCGATCTGCACCTCTGCATGACGGCTCGCGACCGGGAGGGCCTGAGCCGACTCATCCCTGAGCCGGAGCGCCTGATCGACCTGCCGCCCTTCTTGCTCGAGGTCGAGGAGATTCCGGAGCATGTCGCAACACCGCGTGCCGCCGGCGAGCCAATTCGCTTGATCGCTGTCGCGATGATGCGCCAGGGCAACAAGGCCGCCTGCTACCTCTTCCTCGCCCGCACGCTTGCCCGCATCGTCGACCTGCGCTGGACACTGACGCTGATCGGCGACGGCCCCGAGCGCCCCGCCATCGAGGCCGCCTTTGCCGGCTTTCCGCCCGGTCGCATCCGCTTCCTCGGGCGGCGCGAGCGGATCGATATCCTCGCCGAGCTCGCGACGCACGACCTCTTCGTCTGGCCCGGCCTGAATGAGGCCTATGGCGTGGTCTATCTTGAAGCGCAGGCTGCAGGGCTTCCCGTCGCTGCGCTCGACAGCGGCGGCGTACCCGCCGTGGTCGCGCGTGAGCGGACCGCCCTGCTCGCACCGCATGGTGACGAGGCCGGGCTGGCCAGCATGATCGCGCGGCTGATCAGCGATCCCGGCTTGCGCGCCCGCATGGCTGCGGCAGCACAAGTGTTCGCCCGCCAGGAACGCAATGGCGACGGCGCACGCATCATTCTCGCCGGCGCGCTGGATGCTGCCATCGCACGGCACGGCCGCAGGGTCCTGGAGACCGTGCTGTGACCGAGGATGCAGCCTGGTCTGCCCTCTTCGCCGAGCTCGACAGTTGGGCCGCCGCCGGCAAGCGCCTTGATTTCTGGCTGCGCGACGACGACGCGACCGTGCCTAGCACGCAGCTCGACCGGCTCGCGGCTCTCGCCGAGCGCTTCGCGATTCCGGTGCTGCTGGCCTCGATCCCGCTGCTGGCACAGGAGAGCCTGGCAAGGCGGCTGGAGACCGCGCCGCTGCTGCGCCCCTGCCAGCACGGGACCTGGCATCGCAACCACGCACCCGCCGGCGAGAAAAAGAGCGAGTTCGGCCTGCACCGGCCGCTTCCCGAGATTCTTGCCGAGGTCATTGGCGGGCGGCAGCGTCTGCGGGAGTTGTTCGGTGACGCCTTCCTATCGGTCTTCGTGCCGCCATGGAACCGCATCCATCCGGACGTCGCGGCAGAACTGCCTCAACTCGGCTTCGCCGGCCTGTCCTGCTTCCGCAATTTCGCGCTGGGACCAGCCGGCGGGCCCCGTCTCGTCAACACCGATCTCGACCTGATCGACTGGCATGGCGGTCGCGTCGGCCGGCAGCCCGGCGAGCTCCTGGCCGAGATGGTCCAAACGCTCGCCATTCGCCGCATGAGCCCGGAACCGAACCAGCCCTTCGGCCTGCTGCTGCACCATCACGATCATGGCAATGCGGCGTGGGATGTCCTCACGAATCTGCTGACTCGGTTGTCCGGTCATGCGGCCGTCGCATTCTCCGGTCCCGATGCTCTCTTCGGCGCGGCAACCTACCTGGCAACGGACTTGGATTGACGCGCCGGCAGCGCTATGGTTTCGGCTAGTTCGGGTGCGTTCTTGCGTCCCCCGAAGGCCATCTGACCTTCAAGCAGAGGACGCGACGCTCGCATGGGCCTCAGTCTGATCGACGATAGCGGGGCGCGGCGCCCGCCATGCAGCCCGCATGCACCGCGCGTCCTGATCTATAGCCACGACACGTTCGGTCTCGGCCATATCCGCCGCTGCCGGGCGATCGCCAATTCGCTGGTCGCGAGTTACCCTCATATATCAGTGATCATCGTCTCCGGCTCGTCGATGATCTCGAGCTTCCAGTTTGGCGACGGTGTCGACTATGTCCGCATTCCCGGCATCGAGAAGCAGAGCGACGGCCGCTATCTGCCGCACCATCTCAACCTCGAACTCGCCGACACGATCCGCCTGCGCACCGATCTGATCAAGCAGACGGTGCTCTCCTTCGACCCGGACATCGTCATCGTCGACAAGGAGCCGATCGGCCTACGCGGTGAGCTCATCCCGTCGCTCGAGATCCTGCGCCGCCGCGGCGCCCGTATCGTGCTCGGCCTGCGCGACGTGCTCGACGAGCCGGCCAAGCTGCATGAGGAATGGCGCCAGAGCGGCGCGCTCGACGTGCTCGCCAACGTCTACGACGACATCTGGGTCTATGGGCTGGAGAGCATTTACCGGCCGCTCGACGGCCTGCCGAACCAGGCGCTCTTCGCCGACAAGGTCCGCTATACCGGCTATCTCAAGCGCGCCGTGCCCTCGCCGATGCCGCCGAACCGGCACCCGCGCATCACCAAGGGCCCGTTCATCCTGGTGACACCAGGTGGTGGCGGCGACGGCGCCGGCGTGATCGACTGGGTGATCTCCGCCTATGAGACCGATCCGACGATCGAATTGCCGTCGCTGATCGTCTTCGGCCCGTTCCTCTCACGGGAAAAACGCAAGGAATTCACCGAGCGCATCGCGAAGCTGCCCAAGCTGGAAAGCATCGGCTTCGAGCCGCGCCTCGAACTCCTGATGAACCGGGCCCACTGCGTCGTCGCCATGGGTGGCTACAACACGTTCTGCGAGATCCTCTCCTTCGACAAACCTGCGCTGATCGTGCCGCGCGTCCAGCCGCGCCTGGAGCAGGCGATCCGGGCCGAGCGGGCCGACAATCTGCGCCTGATCGACGTGCTGCTCGACCCGACCCAGACCGGGGCGAGCACACGTGACCCGTGGCAGATGGCGAAGGCGCTGCATGCGCTGCCCAAGCGCCTGCCGCCGTCGCAGGCTTTCCTGCCTGATCTGCTCGACGGCCTCCCGGCGATCAACCGCATGCTCGCCGACGACCTCTCTTTGCCCGTCCGTGGCCGGGCTCTCGCGCAGAACGTGGCGGCCGGCTAGAGCATTTTCGAGCGAAGTGGGCACCGGTTCGCGTGAAGAAAATGCGATGAATAAGGAGTTGAAGCCTGGCCGCGTTTCGAAGAAGCGCGGCCAGGCTTCAATCGCGAAAGGCGATCCCATCCCGCGGTTACGCGCAGGACGCGATGGACAGGGCTCGCGAAGCTCATAATATATCAGGAGTACCGTTGGGAGACGCCGCCATGACGCAGGTCCTGTTCCGCAATTTCGCGATGCTGGAGCCAGGCCATGGCGAGCTGCGCAAGGGCCACGAATTGCTGGTCGAAGGCGAGCTGATTCGCGAAGTCTCCGACAAGCCGATCAAGGGCGACAAGGCTACGGTGATCGACTGCGGTGGGCGCACGCTGATGCCCGGGCTGATCGACAGCCATGTCCACGTCATGCTGTCCGAGGTCTATATCCGCCTGCTGGAAAGCGTGCCGCTGACACTCGCCACCGCGCGTGCCGC
This sequence is a window from Bosea vestrisii. Protein-coding genes within it:
- a CDS encoding polysaccharide deacetylase family protein, with protein sequence MTEDAAWSALFAELDSWAAAGKRLDFWLRDDDATVPSTQLDRLAALAERFAIPVLLASIPLLAQESLARRLETAPLLRPCQHGTWHRNHAPAGEKKSEFGLHRPLPEILAEVIGGRQRLRELFGDAFLSVFVPPWNRIHPDVAAELPQLGFAGLSCFRNFALGPAGGPRLVNTDLDLIDWHGGRVGRQPGELLAEMVQTLAIRRMSPEPNQPFGLLLHHHDHGNAAWDVLTNLLTRLSGHAAVAFSGPDALFGAATYLATDLD
- a CDS encoding ABC transporter permease: MTTPSPSPVSEPLPHRWSTAPFEPYAVEKMSPEQERVYLAPQWKLMWWKFREHRLAVISGIVILLMYLSVAICEFLAPYHYTTRNTDFIRAPRQELRLFHEGSLIGPFVYPYVQRLNMENLKREYDVDETRPQKLRFFCRADSYEFWGLIPGNLHLICPPEGGTLYLLGTDRLGRDMFSRILYGGRISLTIGLLGVSVSFVLGIIIGGIAGYYGGKVDLIVQRIIEIVQSLPHIPLWLALGAIMPPSWSPLLVYFGITVILGLMDWTGLARAVRSKLLALREEDYVVAAQLMGAKPARIIGLHLVPGFMSHLIAAATITIPKTILGETALSFLGLGLRPPITSWGVMLNEAQNINVVALYPWLLYPCVPVIVIILAFNFLGDGLRDAADPYR
- a CDS encoding glycosyltransferase family 4 protein; amino-acid sequence: MKIAFHTPLNRYCDGAPSGDRLMARQLVTLLEELGHAVEIIPAERSFLREPDPALLVAHKDAAQGVIATLMERWQAPDARPGLFFTYHCHYRAPDLIGPALVEHFALPCLVAEASDAQKRFDGPWAEAAALAREAILRADLHLCMTARDREGLSRLIPEPERLIDLPPFLLEVEEIPEHVATPRAAGEPIRLIAVAMMRQGNKAACYLFLARTLARIVDLRWTLTLIGDGPERPAIEAAFAGFPPGRIRFLGRRERIDILAELATHDLFVWPGLNEAYGVVYLEAQAAGLPVAALDSGGVPAVVARERTALLAPHGDEAGLASMIARLISDPGLRARMAAAAQVFARQERNGDGARIILAGALDAAIARHGRRVLETVL
- a CDS encoding glycosyltransferase family protein translates to MGLSLIDDSGARRPPCSPHAPRVLIYSHDTFGLGHIRRCRAIANSLVASYPHISVIIVSGSSMISSFQFGDGVDYVRIPGIEKQSDGRYLPHHLNLELADTIRLRTDLIKQTVLSFDPDIVIVDKEPIGLRGELIPSLEILRRRGARIVLGLRDVLDEPAKLHEEWRQSGALDVLANVYDDIWVYGLESIYRPLDGLPNQALFADKVRYTGYLKRAVPSPMPPNRHPRITKGPFILVTPGGGGDGAGVIDWVISAYETDPTIELPSLIVFGPFLSREKRKEFTERIAKLPKLESIGFEPRLELLMNRAHCVVAMGGYNTFCEILSFDKPALIVPRVQPRLEQAIRAERADNLRLIDVLLDPTQTGASTRDPWQMAKALHALPKRLPPSQAFLPDLLDGLPAINRMLADDLSLPVRGRALAQNVAAG